TCGCGGTGATCGGAACGGCCAGTGCGCTTACTGCAGAGGAGCAGAGCGCGATCCGAGGATTCGCGCATACGCTCCAGGCGTACAACTTCATAATCGTGCTAGACGCCCACAGCCAAGACTCGATTCCGTTCGAGGTTGGTACCAGCGTGACTGCCGCTCCGGCTCCCTTCCGAACCAATGCCGACGCCTGGGCAAACGTGATCTCTCTCCTGGATGGGGCACTCCCCGAGCTAGATGCCGGGGGCGCAGCGTTCCCCTTCCCCTTGCCCTCTGGGTTCTCGGGCTTCGACACGCCGAGCACGTTCCGGCAGTTCAACCGCGCGCTCCGCGCTCGGGTGGCAGTCTACCGAGGCGATTTCGCCGGAGCGCTCACCGCCCTGACTCAATCCTTCCTCGACCCGGCCGGCGCGCTTGATGAGGGCGTGTACATGGACTTCAGTGCTGGCCCAGGTGATTTCGCCAACCCACTGGCAATCAGCCCCCAACTGGGTGAAAATTTCGGTCACCCATCGCTTCGGACCGGTGCGCAGCTCCAGCCGGGCGGTGAACTCGACCAGCGCTTTCTGAACAAACTGGTGAGCCGTGCGCCGCGCTCCCTGGGGACGCCGCAGCTCCTCACCTCCGATCTGGGCTGGATCCGCTACCCCAACCCTAACGCACCGATCCCACTGATCAAGAATGAGGAACTGGTGCTGCTGCACGCGGAGGCGAGTATCGGATTAGGTGATCTGACGACGGCCAATACCGACATCAACCTGATTCGTACCACCTCGGGCGGGCTGCTCCCAGCTCCCGCCTTCACCAGTGCCGAACAGGCGATCACGGAGCTGCTCTATAACAAACGGTATTCTCTCATGTACGAGGGGGGACACAGCTGGATTGATTATCGCCGCTACGGTCGTACAGCCGATCTGACCGCGTTCGATCGCCCGGGACCGCCACCGGACGCGATCTTCTCGACGCTTCCGATCCCGACTCCGGAGGTGCTGGCCAGGCAGTAGTCCAGAGGCCGGCGGTACCCGCGAGCCATCTGGCGAAGAGGGGGCTCGCTTCCCATTATGGGTGGCCGCACCCGAGTACGGCCCGAACTGGACTTCGAACCGGAGGGAACTGCTTTCATCCGTTCCAAGGAGGACATCGGCATGATTAGTCTCTCGAACGCATCCCCCCTGCGGCGCGTGGCTTGTCTGACCGCCCTGCTCACCCTCGCCGGCTGCATGGGAGAGGGGTCGAAGTACGCTGGCACCTGGAAACGGGATCTGTCGGGCGAAGGTGAAGTGGGCATGAAGATGGCGTCGAACGGCGGGGTCGAGTTGATGCTGCCGGCCCCCAAGTGGCCCGATTCCGTCGATATCAAGGCGCGAGCGAACTTCAAGGGCGACACGCTGATCTTCAGGGCCGACAGCGCCGCCCGCCCCTGCCAGACAGCCGACGCGCGCTACCTGATCAACCGCACCGAGGACGAGCTGCACATCGCGGGCATCGGGATGGACACCTGCGGGAGCCGGCACGCGGCGCTCGTGGGCGTCTGGAAGAAAGCCTGAGCTAGAGCGCCGGCCACTGCTGGGTCACGCAGTGGAAGGCGCCGAGACCCCAGACCAGATCGGCGCAGTCGATGCCGATCACCTCGCGGTCGGGAAACAGGGACTGCAGGGTACTGGCGGCCTCCTCGTCCCTCGGCGGATCGTACGTCGGGAGGAGAACGAGGCCGTTAGCGATGTAGAAGTTGGCGTAGCTGGCCGGCAGGCGCTGACCCTCGCGGTAGAGCGCCCGAGGCATCGGCAGGGTCACCACCCGGAGCGGGCGGCCGCTCTGATCGGTCATGCCTCGTAGCCGCTCCAGGTTCTCCTGCAGGGGCTCGTAGTTCTGGTCTGCGCTGTCCTCCTCCACCACCGTCACTACCGTGCTCGGATCGACGAAGCGGGTGAGGTCATCGACGTGCCCGTCGGTGTCGTCACCCACGATCCCCTCGCCCAGCCAGAGGATCTTGCTGACGCCGAGGAACTCCATGAGACAGGCCTCGATCTCGGCGCGACCGAGCTGGGGATTCCGGTTCGGGTTGAGCAGGCAGGCCTCGGTGGTGAGCAGGGTACCCTGCCCGTTCACCTCGATCGAGCCGCCTTCCATGATGATGCCCGGATGGAACACCGGGATGTGATACTCGCTGCCGATCCGGCTGGGGATCACGTCGTCCAGGTCGTACGGAGGATACTTGCCGCCCCAGGCGTTGTAGCCCCAATCGACGATCGCCTCCTCCCGCCGGCCTTCCACTTTGCGCTGGATGAAGATGGGCCCGTGGTCGCGGCACCAGGCGTCGTTGGTCGGATTGAGGTGGAAGAAGACGTTGTCGCAGGCGACCCCCTCGTCGCTCAGCAGCCGCCGTACCGCACCCGCCATCTCCGGCCCCGCCACGTTGATGTGCACCTCCTCGCGGTCGGCGAGCCAGCGCACCATGGAGGCGAAGATGCCGGGCACCGGGCCGAAGTTGCCGGGCCAGGAGGCCTCCTTGTGCGGCCAGCTGAGCCAGGTGGCCCGGTGGCGCTCCCACTCGGCGGGCATCCGGTAGCCCAGCTTCGCGGGCGTGCCGGTGGGCATCGGGAGGGGCGCCGCAGAGATCAGAGGTGAGCGCCGGCGGAGGTCAATCGAGATAGCGTCGGGTGAGGTCCTGGTAGGCGTCGATCCGGCGGTCCCGGAGGAACGGCCAGTGGGTCCGGCTGGCGTCGACCTTGGCCAGATCGCAGGCGGCGATCAGGACCTCGTCGCCCTCGCCTCCCTTGACCAGCAGCCGCCCGCCCGGATCGGCGACGAAGCTGC
The window above is part of the Gemmatimonadales bacterium genome. Proteins encoded here:
- a CDS encoding agmatine deiminase family protein — protein: MPTGTPAKLGYRMPAEWERHRATWLSWPHKEASWPGNFGPVPGIFASMVRWLADREEVHINVAGPEMAGAVRRLLSDEGVACDNVFFHLNPTNDAWCRDHGPIFIQRKVEGRREEAIVDWGYNAWGGKYPPYDLDDVIPSRIGSEYHIPVFHPGIIMEGGSIEVNGQGTLLTTEACLLNPNRNPQLGRAEIEACLMEFLGVSKILWLGEGIVGDDTDGHVDDLTRFVDPSTVVTVVEEDSADQNYEPLQENLERLRGMTDQSGRPLRVVTLPMPRALYREGQRLPASYANFYIANGLVLLPTYDPPRDEEAASTLQSLFPDREVIGIDCADLVWGLGAFHCVTQQWPAL
- a CDS encoding RagB/SusD family nutrient uptake outer membrane protein — translated: MTTFSKVSRQVVVGLTLVAGGCSFDIENPNTPNIIGENPTRSEVVATAEGILIATRADVADWALDGGILGREAYRFDGSDPGFTNELMQGPLDPGSPPFGGDHWAEEYAAIRTANDLLAVIGTASALTAEEQSAIRGFAHTLQAYNFIIVLDAHSQDSIPFEVGTSVTAAPAPFRTNADAWANVISLLDGALPELDAGGAAFPFPLPSGFSGFDTPSTFRQFNRALRARVAVYRGDFAGALTALTQSFLDPAGALDEGVYMDFSAGPGDFANPLAISPQLGENFGHPSLRTGAQLQPGGELDQRFLNKLVSRAPRSLGTPQLLTSDLGWIRYPNPNAPIPLIKNEELVLLHAEASIGLGDLTTANTDINLIRTTSGGLLPAPAFTSAEQAITELLYNKRYSLMYEGGHSWIDYRRYGRTADLTAFDRPGPPPDAIFSTLPIPTPEVLARQ